One segment of Herbaspirillum hiltneri N3 DNA contains the following:
- a CDS encoding type I restriction-modification system subunit M: protein MNQQNLAAEIWNVADTLRGDFKQSEFGRVILPFAVLRRLECVLEPTKKDVLAQYESVKGSSIDLDLLLPAEAGATFYNVSQFTLATLGSTSTRANLEDYVSKFSANARQVFEHFEFAKWLEKLEKANLLFLVAQKFSTINLHPSAISNHEMGLVFEHLIRKFAESANDTAGEFFTPRDVVRLATTLVFSTDHDALTGEGVIRTAYDCAAGTGGFLSTAMEQVKEWNPNAKIIPYAQELNPETYAICVADKLIQGYDTKNIKLGNTLSNDQLRNERFDYCLANPPFGVKWEKVQKDVQAEHVNDGYGGRFGPGLPRVGDGSLLFLMHLLSKRKPVDANSNGTRIGIVLSGSPLFNGGAGSGESEIRRWILENDWLEAIVALPNDLFYNTGIGTYIWVLSNNKAADRKNLVQLIDATGMHSPMQKSLGSKRKRLSDDQIDDIARIQAAVTDDGVSKLFKTTDFGYRRITVERPLRIRFEATDARIAAFNEATSDTYAEALTKVSGDFDSVDALLKAAGIKKMTKAHLKELMSNVGIKDPDAQPMKDEKGNLMADPDLRENENVPLGQDIHEYFAKEVLPHVPDAWIDESKKDEKDGKIGIVGYEINFNRYFYQYQPPRALSAIDADLKAIEAEIADLLGEVTE, encoded by the coding sequence ATGAATCAGCAGAACCTAGCAGCAGAAATCTGGAATGTAGCAGACACCCTGCGGGGGGATTTTAAGCAGTCCGAGTTTGGCCGTGTCATCTTGCCGTTTGCTGTATTGCGTCGCCTTGAATGTGTGCTGGAACCTACCAAGAAGGATGTTCTGGCCCAGTACGAGTCAGTCAAGGGCTCAAGTATCGACCTCGACTTGTTGCTGCCAGCGGAGGCAGGAGCAACCTTCTATAACGTCTCTCAATTCACACTGGCCACGCTGGGCTCAACCAGTACCCGCGCCAACCTTGAAGACTATGTGTCGAAGTTCTCTGCGAATGCTCGTCAGGTTTTCGAGCACTTCGAATTTGCCAAATGGTTGGAGAAGCTCGAGAAGGCCAACTTGCTGTTCCTGGTCGCCCAGAAATTTTCGACTATCAACCTGCATCCCTCCGCTATCTCCAACCACGAGATGGGTCTGGTATTCGAGCACTTGATTCGCAAGTTTGCCGAGTCGGCCAATGATACGGCGGGTGAGTTCTTCACGCCGCGTGATGTGGTGCGCCTGGCCACTACGCTTGTCTTCTCCACAGACCACGATGCGCTTACTGGCGAAGGCGTTATCCGTACCGCCTATGACTGTGCGGCGGGCACCGGCGGCTTCTTGTCGACTGCAATGGAGCAGGTAAAGGAGTGGAATCCGAACGCCAAAATCATTCCCTACGCCCAGGAGCTGAATCCCGAGACATACGCCATCTGCGTGGCCGACAAGCTGATTCAAGGCTACGACACGAAGAATATCAAGCTGGGCAACACCCTCAGTAACGACCAGCTGCGTAATGAAAGGTTTGACTATTGCCTGGCCAACCCACCCTTCGGCGTGAAGTGGGAGAAGGTTCAGAAGGACGTCCAAGCGGAGCACGTCAACGATGGCTATGGTGGGCGCTTTGGCCCAGGACTGCCGCGTGTTGGTGATGGTTCGTTGCTGTTCCTGATGCATTTGCTGTCTAAGCGCAAGCCCGTCGATGCCAATAGTAACGGCACCCGTATAGGTATTGTGCTGTCCGGTAGTCCTCTATTCAACGGTGGCGCAGGTTCTGGTGAGAGCGAAATCCGTCGCTGGATTCTGGAGAACGATTGGCTCGAGGCCATCGTGGCTCTGCCGAACGACCTGTTCTACAACACGGGCATCGGTACATACATCTGGGTCCTAAGCAACAACAAGGCTGCTGACCGTAAGAATCTGGTTCAACTGATTGACGCCACTGGCATGCACTCCCCGATGCAGAAGTCGCTGGGCAGCAAGCGTAAGCGCTTGTCCGATGACCAGATTGACGACATTGCACGTATCCAGGCTGCAGTGACAGATGACGGCGTGAGCAAGCTGTTTAAGACTACCGACTTTGGCTATCGCCGTATCACGGTAGAGCGTCCTCTGCGCATTCGTTTTGAGGCGACCGATGCCCGTATCGCCGCCTTCAATGAAGCCACAAGCGACACTTACGCCGAGGCTCTAACGAAGGTGAGTGGAGACTTCGATAGCGTCGATGCCTTGCTCAAGGCTGCGGGTATCAAAAAGATGACCAAGGCCCACCTCAAGGAGCTGATGTCGAACGTCGGAATCAAGGACCCGGACGCTCAGCCCATGAAGGATGAGAAGGGCAACCTGATGGCGGACCCGGACCTTCGCGAGAACGAGAACGTTCCTCTAGGTCAGGATATCCACGAGTACTTCGCCAAGGAAGTGCTCCCGCACGTACCTGATGCCTGGATTGATGAATCAAAGAAAGACGAGAAGGACGGAAAAATCGGCATCGTCGGCTATGAAATCAACTTCAACCGGTACTTCTATCAGTACCAGCCGCCGCGTGCTCTGAGTGCTATCGACGCGGACTTGAAGGCTATCGAGGCAGAGATTGCCGACTTGCTGGGTGAGGTGACTGAATGA
- a CDS encoding restriction endonuclease subunit S, producing the protein MSHYKSYPEYKYSGVEWLGQVPEHWEVSPMKWAIARNDGGVWGDDPSGESDTLVLRSTEQTVDGNWRIEEPAYRALSAADKEFALLKAGDLLVTKSSGSALHIGKTTLVTPEIEEMQCCYSNFMQRIRTTDDIRPKLAWYLMNNGLVREQFDYLSNTTTGLANLNGTMIGSVHIAIPPDEEQKAILAALDRETARIDALVEKKTRFIELLCEKRQALITHAVTKGLDPNVKMKDSGVEWLGEVPEHWTVRRLKFIARVQTGVAKGKDVSGKETVEVQYLRVANVQDGYLDLDEIATIQIDKEDLERYLLQPGDVLMNEGGDFDKLGRGHIWSGELSPCIHQNHVFAVRPHGVSSAWLNAFTSSTAAQFYFMGKSKQSTNLASISSSNLMELSVTVPPDEEQRRVLAQMKLGVEKLDKLIGRTERSVELLKERRSALITAAVTGQIDLREAV; encoded by the coding sequence ATGAGCCACTACAAATCGTACCCGGAATACAAATATTCAGGTGTTGAATGGCTGGGACAGGTGCCTGAGCATTGGGAAGTTAGTCCCATGAAGTGGGCGATTGCACGCAACGATGGTGGAGTCTGGGGTGATGACCCAAGTGGAGAGTCCGACACCCTTGTCTTGCGTTCTACTGAGCAAACTGTTGATGGTAATTGGCGGATTGAGGAGCCGGCGTACAGAGCCCTGTCGGCGGCAGATAAGGAGTTTGCCCTTTTAAAGGCGGGCGACCTGCTTGTTACTAAATCAAGCGGGAGTGCGCTGCATATAGGAAAGACAACGCTGGTTACGCCTGAAATTGAGGAAATGCAATGCTGCTACTCAAATTTCATGCAACGCATTCGTACCACGGACGACATTCGACCGAAACTTGCTTGGTACCTCATGAATAATGGTTTGGTTCGTGAGCAATTTGATTATCTCTCGAATACCACAACTGGGTTGGCTAACCTAAACGGAACAATGATTGGTTCTGTTCATATTGCTATTCCCCCTGACGAGGAACAAAAAGCTATCCTAGCGGCGTTGGACCGCGAAACCGCCCGCATCGACGCCCTCGTCGAGAAGAAGACTCGCTTCATCGAGCTCCTGTGCGAGAAGCGCCAAGCTCTCATCACCCATGCTGTGACCAAAGGTCTTGACCCCAATGTCAAGATGAAGGACTCAGGCGTGGAGTGGCTGGGGGAGGTGCCGGAGCATTGGACTGTTCGGCGACTGAAGTTTATTGCGCGAGTTCAAACTGGGGTGGCTAAAGGCAAAGATGTAAGTGGCAAGGAAACAGTCGAAGTTCAGTATCTTCGAGTTGCGAATGTTCAGGACGGGTATCTTGACTTGGATGAGATCGCAACAATTCAAATCGATAAAGAAGACCTTGAGCGATACCTTCTGCAGCCTGGGGATGTATTGATGAACGAGGGCGGAGACTTCGATAAGCTGGGACGTGGCCACATTTGGAGTGGTGAATTATCACCATGCATTCATCAGAACCATGTATTCGCCGTAAGACCGCACGGTGTTAGCTCGGCTTGGTTAAATGCATTCACCAGTTCCACCGCAGCACAGTTTTATTTCATGGGGAAATCAAAGCAAAGTACCAACCTCGCATCCATTTCATCTTCTAACCTGATGGAGTTATCTGTTACCGTGCCTCCTGACGAGGAGCAACGGCGGGTACTCGCTCAGATGAAATTGGGTGTGGAGAAGCTTGATAAGTTAATTGGTAGGACAGAGCGTAGCGTCGAACTTCTCAAAGAACGCCGTTCTGCACTCATCACTGCTGCGGTAACGGGGCAGATTGACTTGCGAGAGGCTGTATGA
- a CDS encoding type I restriction endonuclease subunit R, whose translation MSLIHHECELERHIVEQLEASGWKIGEPAAYDKARALYPEDVVTWLKSSQETAWKKLESLNGANTERTVLDRLVKVLEAKDGGTVVVLRDGFQLAGAGTLKMSESLPEDDRNETVAQRYACNILRVVPQVHYSLDNENAIDLVFFINGLPVATVELKTDFTQSVFAAIKQYKEDREPKSKSTGRAEPLLTFKRGAVVHFAMSDSLIYMTTKLAGDSTFFLPFNRGDDGRAGNPPGETGPDGQPTYPVSYFWTHVLQKDNWLRIFHRFVLLEKKEGKDAKGNTSIKENIIFPRFHQWEAVTKMMSAVRAEGVGQPYCIQHSAGSGKTNTIAWTSHALIRLRHPDGEPYFHSVIVVTDRTVLDKQLQDAITQIEHQSGVVKAVDRETSSLSKSQQLAKAMLDGVPIIVCTVQTFPYAQEAILKEQSLRNRRFAVVIDEAHSSTGGSTADDLRFVLTGQSEEEWDKLSKEEKLAFWQSSRQRPSNASYFAFTATPKHSTLMLFGRPKVQGQPVSKENPPVPFHLYTMQQAIDEGFILDVLKNYTSYKVAYRLGSEMAKAAHERVDEKSGRRSLAKWMSLHPTNVGQKVQLIVEHFRANVARLLNGQAKAMVVTGSRASAVAYARAFKSFCETQGYANLHAMVAFSGDVANKDKQTDVLIDDQLDAGYQFNEVNMNPDLRGRDMRKAFDTSEFQVMIVANKFQTGFDQPKLVAMYVDKKISGVEAVQTLSRLNRTYPGKDKTYVIDFVNEPDEILAAFKKYYRDAQVSDVQDFNVVYDLKQKLDSAHIYEPNEVARFAEAIVDKNVTHEKLFTLTQPATDRFNKKLDELTKAIDHWEKVWEKADKDGNEVGKKEADAYRAEASTERDELIVFSSSLAKFVRNYEYIAQLIDFGDPELEAFAGFARLLRKRLRGVGADQIDLEGLKLTHFRIRKGGDLEGVGPEGETPTLDPITDNGMREGRDTQKAYLEDLVEKLNNAFGKDVSEKDKVALAVHVSECLRDDKQVMAQVENNTKEEAMKANLPQAAVQIIVQAMQSHQAMATKLLSDEATRGLFLDVVYDLLKKDSGGDLIRAVR comes from the coding sequence GTGAGCCTGATTCACCACGAATGCGAACTTGAGCGACATATCGTTGAACAACTGGAAGCCAGTGGTTGGAAAATCGGGGAGCCGGCTGCCTATGATAAGGCGCGGGCGCTCTATCCAGAGGATGTCGTCACCTGGCTAAAGTCGAGCCAGGAAACCGCCTGGAAAAAGCTTGAAAGCCTGAATGGTGCTAACACTGAGAGAACTGTTCTCGACCGCCTAGTGAAGGTGCTGGAGGCTAAGGACGGTGGCACCGTGGTGGTGTTGCGCGATGGTTTCCAGCTGGCCGGTGCAGGCACGCTCAAGATGAGCGAGAGCCTACCTGAAGACGATCGCAATGAAACCGTTGCCCAGCGCTATGCCTGCAACATTCTGCGAGTGGTTCCCCAGGTGCACTATTCGCTCGACAACGAAAACGCCATTGACTTGGTGTTCTTCATCAATGGGCTTCCTGTGGCCACTGTGGAGCTCAAGACCGACTTCACGCAGTCCGTTTTTGCTGCCATCAAGCAATACAAGGAAGACCGCGAGCCCAAGAGCAAATCCACGGGCCGCGCAGAGCCCTTGTTGACGTTCAAGCGTGGTGCGGTAGTGCATTTCGCGATGAGCGACAGCCTCATCTACATGACTACCAAACTGGCTGGCGACTCCACTTTCTTCCTGCCCTTCAACCGTGGCGACGACGGCCGTGCGGGCAATCCTCCTGGTGAGACTGGGCCAGACGGTCAGCCTACTTATCCGGTCAGCTATTTCTGGACGCATGTACTCCAGAAAGATAACTGGCTGCGCATCTTCCACCGCTTTGTTCTCCTTGAGAAGAAGGAGGGCAAGGACGCGAAGGGTAACACGTCTATCAAGGAAAACATCATCTTCCCGCGTTTCCACCAGTGGGAAGCTGTGACGAAGATGATGTCTGCTGTGCGCGCTGAGGGCGTTGGTCAGCCATACTGCATTCAGCATAGTGCTGGCTCTGGCAAGACCAACACCATCGCGTGGACATCGCACGCCCTCATTCGCCTGCGTCATCCAGACGGTGAGCCGTACTTCCACAGCGTGATTGTGGTCACCGACCGTACAGTGCTGGACAAGCAGCTACAGGATGCCATTACCCAGATTGAGCACCAATCGGGTGTAGTCAAAGCAGTCGACCGTGAGACCTCCAGCTTATCCAAGAGTCAGCAGTTGGCCAAGGCCATGCTGGATGGCGTACCTATCATCGTATGCACGGTGCAGACTTTCCCCTATGCGCAAGAGGCCATCCTCAAGGAACAAAGCTTGCGTAACCGCCGTTTCGCCGTGGTTATCGACGAGGCACACAGCAGCACCGGCGGTAGCACAGCCGATGACTTGCGCTTCGTGTTGACTGGCCAAAGTGAGGAGGAATGGGACAAGCTCAGTAAAGAAGAGAAGCTTGCTTTCTGGCAGTCATCTCGTCAGCGTCCCAGTAACGCCAGTTACTTCGCCTTCACGGCGACGCCGAAACACTCGACCTTGATGCTTTTTGGTCGACCCAAGGTCCAAGGTCAGCCAGTATCCAAAGAGAATCCGCCGGTGCCGTTCCATCTGTACACGATGCAACAGGCCATCGACGAGGGGTTCATTCTTGATGTTCTCAAGAATTACACCTCCTACAAGGTTGCGTATCGCTTGGGTTCGGAGATGGCAAAGGCCGCTCACGAGCGTGTGGATGAAAAATCCGGAAGGCGTTCTTTGGCGAAGTGGATGTCTCTGCACCCAACTAATGTGGGGCAGAAGGTTCAGCTTATTGTTGAACACTTCCGTGCCAACGTGGCCCGTCTACTGAATGGGCAGGCCAAAGCCATGGTGGTAACCGGTTCCCGCGCCTCCGCAGTGGCTTATGCCCGTGCGTTCAAGTCTTTTTGTGAGACCCAGGGTTATGCGAACTTACACGCAATGGTTGCTTTCAGCGGCGACGTCGCTAACAAAGACAAACAGACCGATGTATTGATTGACGACCAGTTGGATGCAGGCTACCAGTTCAACGAAGTGAATATGAATCCTGACCTTCGTGGTCGGGATATGCGTAAGGCTTTCGATACCTCAGAATTCCAAGTGATGATTGTCGCGAACAAGTTCCAGACGGGCTTCGACCAGCCCAAGCTGGTAGCGATGTACGTGGACAAGAAAATCTCGGGTGTTGAGGCTGTCCAAACTTTATCGCGTTTGAATCGGACCTATCCGGGCAAAGACAAAACATACGTCATCGATTTTGTGAATGAGCCGGATGAAATACTGGCGGCATTTAAGAAGTACTACCGTGACGCCCAGGTTTCTGACGTCCAAGACTTCAACGTTGTTTATGACTTGAAGCAAAAGCTGGACTCTGCACACATCTATGAGCCCAACGAGGTTGCGCGCTTCGCCGAAGCTATCGTGGATAAAAATGTCACCCACGAGAAGCTATTCACCCTAACCCAGCCTGCTACTGACCGCTTCAACAAGAAGCTCGATGAGTTGACGAAGGCGATTGACCATTGGGAAAAGGTTTGGGAGAAAGCCGATAAGGACGGCAACGAGGTTGGGAAAAAAGAAGCTGACGCCTACCGGGCGGAGGCTTCGACGGAGCGAGATGAGCTCATCGTATTCAGCTCGAGCCTGGCTAAGTTCGTCCGCAACTACGAGTACATCGCGCAGCTCATTGATTTTGGTGACCCTGAGTTGGAGGCATTTGCTGGATTTGCCCGTTTGCTGCGTAAGCGATTGCGCGGAGTTGGCGCGGACCAGATTGACCTCGAAGGGTTGAAACTGACGCATTTCCGTATCAGGAAGGGTGGGGACCTGGAAGGCGTTGGGCCTGAGGGCGAAACGCCTACGCTGGACCCGATTACCGATAACGGGATGCGAGAGGGGCGTGACACGCAGAAGGCCTACCTTGAAGACTTGGTCGAGAAGCTTAACAACGCCTTCGGTAAGGACGTGAGTGAGAAAGACAAAGTCGCGCTGGCAGTCCACGTTTCCGAATGCCTCAGGGACGATAAGCAGGTGATGGCGCAGGTTGAGAACAACACCAAGGAGGAGGCAATGAAGGCCAATCTTCCGCAGGCGGCTGTTCAAATCATCGTGCAAGCCATGCAGAGTCACCAGGCAATGGCGACCAAGCTGTTGAGCGATGAGGCAACTCGTGGACTGTTCCTGGATGTGGTCTATGACCTTCTCAAGAAAGATAGCGGCGGTGACTTGATTCGTGCTGTTCGTTAG